The window TATCTCACCTATAGCTTCCGTCAGGTCTCTGTCAGGAGATTCGAAAAGGAACAGAATCCTGCCATCACCGTGGAAATTTTTGATATGGGGAAACCTGAAGATGCCCTCGGAATATTCTCCTTCGAGCGGGAAGGAAACGACATGGGAATAGGTCAAGGTTCTGAATATTCCGATGGGCTCTTGAGATTCTGGAAGGGGAATCTCTTCGTATCCATCTCCTCCGAAGAGGAAACAGAGGCTTCCCGGAAAACTGTCCTGGAACTGGGGGGGGAGATTGAACGTTCCATTTCTGCCGCAGCCGATCCTGGCTCCTTTGCAAGCGGAGGTTTCCTTCCACGGAAAGGGTTGCTATCAGGACAGGTCCGTTTCTTCCACAAGAGCTTCAATCTGAACTATCACTACTTCGTAGCCGATGGAAATATCCTGCACCTCGATGAGGAAACGGATGCCATCCTTGCTCCATACATAATCAAAAAGGAGAGGTTCAACCTGCTGGCGATAAGGTACCCAACTCCGGAGAAGGCAAAGCAGGGGTTCGAATCCTTCATGAACGCCTACATGCCGGAGGGAAAAGAGTCAGGAATCACTCTGACGGAAAACAATAGTTGGACGGGCGCTGCCTTCCGAAAAGAGTACGTCGTAGTCGTCTTTGACGCACTTTCCGAGAAGACAGCACAGAATACAATCGAAAAAACCCTTAAGAATC is drawn from Acidobacteriota bacterium and contains these coding sequences:
- a CDS encoding DUF6599 family protein, with amino-acid sequence MGLSAAIPIEINGWKVSGKDALFDRETLFDYIDGGAEVYLTYSFRQVSVRRFEKEQNPAITVEIFDMGKPEDALGIFSFEREGNDMGIGQGSEYSDGLLRFWKGNLFVSISSEEETEASRKTVLELGGEIERSISAAADPGSFASGGFLPRKGLLSGQVRFFHKSFNLNYHYFVADGNILHLDEETDAILAPYIIKKERFNLLAIRYPTPEKAKQGFESFMNAYMPEGKESGITLTENNSWTGAAFRKEYVVVVFDALSEKTAQNTIEKTLKNLEQMP